The proteins below come from a single Bombyx mori chromosome 19, ASM3026992v2 genomic window:
- the LOC101737197 gene encoding cleavage and polyadenylation specificity factor 73 isoform X2 — protein MTTNPRKGTDPVPAEESDQLTIRPLGAGQEVGRSCIMLEFKGKKIMLDCGIHPGLSGMDALPFIDLIEADEVDLLLVSHFHLDHSGALPWFLTKTSFKGRVFMTHATKAIYRWLVSDYIKVSNISTEQMLYTESDLENSMDRIETINFHEERDVRGVKFWAYNAGHVLGAAMFMIEIAGVKILYTGDFSRQEDRHLMAAEIPTVHPDVLITESTYGTHIHEKREERESRFTGLVSDIVGRGGRCLIPVFALGRAQELLLILDEYWSLHPELQDIPIYYASSLAKKCMAVYQTYVNAMNDRIRRQIAINNPFVFRHISNLKGIDHFEDIGPCVIMASPGMMQSGLSRELFESWCTDPKNGVIIAGYCVEGTLAKTILSEPDEITTMSGQKLPLRMSVDYISFSAHTDYQQTSEFINILKPPHVVMGSLAVDPPKEGQELQGILVKRNFNYHILAPADLNKYTELVQSEVTQRQSLQYAGSVPLLRHVLMQLAGHIDFLSETRWRLYSCIELTIESSTIVLEWRAGPVADMYADALVGAALSAAALAAPAATHPPLAPKLDRMHFKECVIEMFQDMFGEDSVPKMFKGDKLYVTVDDKRADIDLQSMEVRCPEEPSLASCVRSALQHLHAALSPVRPPPGAPPPADS, from the exons atgactaCAAATCCAAGAAAAGGCACTGATCCAGTGCCTGCGGAGGAAAGCGATCAATTGACAATAAGACCACt tgGAGCTGGCCAAGAAGTTGGCAGATCATGCATCATGTTGGAGTTCAAAGGGAAAAAGATAATG ttggactGTGGCATCCATCCTGGTTTGTCTGGAATGGACGCCCTACCCTTCATAGACCTTATAGAGGCAGACGAAGTGGATCTTCTGTTAGTTTCACA TTTTCATTTGGACCACAGTGGAGCCCTTCCGTGGTTCCTGACGAAGACTTCCTTCAAAGGTCGAGTTTTCATGACACATGCCACTAAGGCTATCTACAGATGGCTCGTTTCTGATTATATTAAAGTTAG CAACATATCAACAGAACAAATGTTGTATACGGAATCGGATCTAGAAAATTCAATGGACAGAATAGAAACTATAAACTTCCATGAAGAAAGAGATGTACGGGGTGTCAAATTTTGGGCTTACAATGCTGGACATGTACTCGGAGCAGCCATGTTTATGATTGAAATAGCTGGAGTCAAG ATATTATACACGGGAGATTTTTCAAGACAAGAGGATAGACATTTGATGGCTGCAGAGATACCGACGGTTCATCCTGATGTTTTGATTACT GAGTCCACGTACGGCACGCACATCCACGAGAAGCGCGAGGAGCGGGAGAGTCGCTTCACGGGGCTGGTCAGCGACATCGTGGGGCGCGGCGGCCGCTGCCTCATCCCCGTGTTCGCGCTGGGCCGCGCGCAGGAGCTGCTGCTCATACTCG ACGAGTACTGGTCGCTGCACCCCGAGCTGCAAGACATTCCCATATACTACGCGTCCTCACTGGCCAAGAAGTGCATGGCGGTGTACCAGACCTATGTTAACGCGATGAACGACCGCATCCGGCGCCAGATCGCTATCAACAACCCCTTCGTGTTTAGACACATCTCCAACCTGAAG GGCATAGACCACTTTGAGGACATAGGGCCGTGCGTGATCATGGCGTCCCCGGGCATGATGCAGTCGGGACTGTCTCGGGAGCTGTTCGAGTCCTGGTGCACCGACCCTAAGAACGGAGTCATCATAGCGG GTTACTGCGTGGAGGGGACGCTGGCGAAGACGATCCTGTCGGAGCCGGACGAGATTACGACCATGTCCGGCCAGAAGTTGCCGCTGCGGATGTCCGTGGACTACATCTCGTTCTCGGCGCACACCGACTACCAGCAGACCTCGGAGTTCATCAACATCCTGAAGCCGCCGCACGTG GTGATGGGCTCCCTGGCGGTAGACCCTCCCAAGGAAGGTCAGGAGCTGCAGGGCATCCTCGTCAAAAGAAACTTCAATTATCACATTCTGGCGCCCGCAGACCTCAACA AGTACACGGAGCTGGTCCAGTCGGAGGTGACGCAGCGGCAGTCGCTGCAGTACGCGGGCTCGGTCCCGCTGCTGCGCCACGTGCTCATGCAGCTCGCCGGACACATCGACTTCCTCTCGGAGACCAGGTGGCGCCTCTACTCCTGCATCGAGCTCACCATCGAGAGCAGCACCATAGTGCTCGAA TGGCGCGCCGGGCCCGTGGCCGACATGTACGCCGACGCGCTGGTGGGCGCCGCGCTGTCCGCCGCCGCGCTcgccgcgcccgccgccacGCACCCGCCGCTCGCGCCCAAGCTCGACCGCATGCACTTCAAG GAGTGCGTTATAGAAATGTTCCAAGACATGTTCGGTGAAGACTCCGTGCCGAAGATGTTTAAGGGCGACAAGCTGTACGTCACCGTCGACGACAAGCGCGCCGACATCGACCTGCAGAGCATG GAGGTCCGGTGTCCCGAGGAGCCGTCGCTGGCGTCGTGCGTAAGGTCGGCGCTGCAGCACCTGCACGCCGCGTTGTCCCCCGTGCGCCCGCCCCCCGGCGCCCCGCCCCCCGCCGACTCGTGA
- the LOC101737197 gene encoding cleavage and polyadenylation specificity factor 73 isoform X1, whose translation MTTNPRKGTDPVPAEESDQLTIRPLGAGQEVGRSCIMLEFKGKKIMLDCGIHPGLSGMDALPFIDLIEADEVDLLLVSHFHLDHSGALPWFLTKTSFKGRVFMTHATKAIYRWLVSDYIKVSNISTEQMLYTESDLENSMDRIETINFHEERDVRGVKFWAYNAGHVLGAAMFMIEIAGVKILYTGDFSRQEDRHLMAAEIPTVHPDVLITESTYGTHIHEKREERESRFTGLVSDIVGRGGRCLIPVFALGRAQELLLILDEYWSLHPELQDIPIYYASSLAKKCMAVYQTYVNAMNDRIRRQIAINNPFVFRHISNLKGIDHFEDIGPCVIMASPGMMQSGLSRELFESWCTDPKNGVIIAGYCVEGTLAKTILSEPDEITTMSGQKLPLRMSVDYISFSAHTDYQQTSEFINILKPPHVVLVHGEQNEMSRLRAALEREHRGAILVHTPRNTQPLALCFRGDTTAKVMGSLAVDPPKEGQELQGILVKRNFNYHILAPADLNKYTELVQSEVTQRQSLQYAGSVPLLRHVLMQLAGHIDFLSETRWRLYSCIELTIESSTIVLEWRAGPVADMYADALVGAALSAAALAAPAATHPPLAPKLDRMHFKECVIEMFQDMFGEDSVPKMFKGDKLYVTVDDKRADIDLQSMEVRCPEEPSLASCVRSALQHLHAALSPVRPPPGAPPPADS comes from the exons atgactaCAAATCCAAGAAAAGGCACTGATCCAGTGCCTGCGGAGGAAAGCGATCAATTGACAATAAGACCACt tgGAGCTGGCCAAGAAGTTGGCAGATCATGCATCATGTTGGAGTTCAAAGGGAAAAAGATAATG ttggactGTGGCATCCATCCTGGTTTGTCTGGAATGGACGCCCTACCCTTCATAGACCTTATAGAGGCAGACGAAGTGGATCTTCTGTTAGTTTCACA TTTTCATTTGGACCACAGTGGAGCCCTTCCGTGGTTCCTGACGAAGACTTCCTTCAAAGGTCGAGTTTTCATGACACATGCCACTAAGGCTATCTACAGATGGCTCGTTTCTGATTATATTAAAGTTAG CAACATATCAACAGAACAAATGTTGTATACGGAATCGGATCTAGAAAATTCAATGGACAGAATAGAAACTATAAACTTCCATGAAGAAAGAGATGTACGGGGTGTCAAATTTTGGGCTTACAATGCTGGACATGTACTCGGAGCAGCCATGTTTATGATTGAAATAGCTGGAGTCAAG ATATTATACACGGGAGATTTTTCAAGACAAGAGGATAGACATTTGATGGCTGCAGAGATACCGACGGTTCATCCTGATGTTTTGATTACT GAGTCCACGTACGGCACGCACATCCACGAGAAGCGCGAGGAGCGGGAGAGTCGCTTCACGGGGCTGGTCAGCGACATCGTGGGGCGCGGCGGCCGCTGCCTCATCCCCGTGTTCGCGCTGGGCCGCGCGCAGGAGCTGCTGCTCATACTCG ACGAGTACTGGTCGCTGCACCCCGAGCTGCAAGACATTCCCATATACTACGCGTCCTCACTGGCCAAGAAGTGCATGGCGGTGTACCAGACCTATGTTAACGCGATGAACGACCGCATCCGGCGCCAGATCGCTATCAACAACCCCTTCGTGTTTAGACACATCTCCAACCTGAAG GGCATAGACCACTTTGAGGACATAGGGCCGTGCGTGATCATGGCGTCCCCGGGCATGATGCAGTCGGGACTGTCTCGGGAGCTGTTCGAGTCCTGGTGCACCGACCCTAAGAACGGAGTCATCATAGCGG GTTACTGCGTGGAGGGGACGCTGGCGAAGACGATCCTGTCGGAGCCGGACGAGATTACGACCATGTCCGGCCAGAAGTTGCCGCTGCGGATGTCCGTGGACTACATCTCGTTCTCGGCGCACACCGACTACCAGCAGACCTCGGAGTTCATCAACATCCTGAAGCCGCCGCACGTG GTGCTGGTGCACGGCGAGCAGAACGAGATGTCCCGGCTGCGCGCGGCGCTGGAGCGGGAGCACCGCGGCGCCATCCTCGTGCACACGCCGCGCAACACGCAGCCCCTCGCGCTCTGCTTCCGCGGAGACACCACCGCCAAG GTGATGGGCTCCCTGGCGGTAGACCCTCCCAAGGAAGGTCAGGAGCTGCAGGGCATCCTCGTCAAAAGAAACTTCAATTATCACATTCTGGCGCCCGCAGACCTCAACA AGTACACGGAGCTGGTCCAGTCGGAGGTGACGCAGCGGCAGTCGCTGCAGTACGCGGGCTCGGTCCCGCTGCTGCGCCACGTGCTCATGCAGCTCGCCGGACACATCGACTTCCTCTCGGAGACCAGGTGGCGCCTCTACTCCTGCATCGAGCTCACCATCGAGAGCAGCACCATAGTGCTCGAA TGGCGCGCCGGGCCCGTGGCCGACATGTACGCCGACGCGCTGGTGGGCGCCGCGCTGTCCGCCGCCGCGCTcgccgcgcccgccgccacGCACCCGCCGCTCGCGCCCAAGCTCGACCGCATGCACTTCAAG GAGTGCGTTATAGAAATGTTCCAAGACATGTTCGGTGAAGACTCCGTGCCGAAGATGTTTAAGGGCGACAAGCTGTACGTCACCGTCGACGACAAGCGCGCCGACATCGACCTGCAGAGCATG GAGGTCCGGTGTCCCGAGGAGCCGTCGCTGGCGTCGTGCGTAAGGTCGGCGCTGCAGCACCTGCACGCCGCGTTGTCCCCCGTGCGCCCGCCCCCCGGCGCCCCGCCCCCCGCCGACTCGTGA
- the LOC101746101 gene encoding delta(24)-sterol reductase isoform X2 codes for MVHLKARLISWLENNRELVVALFCLPASFLFTVALQLRAHLRRLVARADQHERAVKEIQARVQEWNKLPSRDRRLLCTSRPNWLSLSTTFFEKHLHHRVPIPLYDILELDEQAMTVRVEPMVTIGDITEYLIPKGYSLAVTIELVDATLGGLAFGTGMSTHSHKAGLYHETITAYEVVLGDGSLVTATADNEHSDLFKALPWSHGSLGFLVALTLKIVKVKPFIKIKYTPVEGQKEYCNMLRELSGTYEREPKEFPDFLEATIFSENEAVVMSGDYCDRDPTAPVNHCSRWYKPWFYKHVQSFLKKGESVELIPLKDYLLRHNRAIFWVVEDMLSFGNDALFRYLFGWLLPPKPAFLKFTTTPGVRAYTFTKQVFQDIVLPISELERQIEMATQLFDKFPLLVYPCKVIDRGPSSGQLKRPHSKYLVPGTNYAMYNDLGVYGVPGKVKEKKPYSPVTAMRKMEEFTREVGGFSFLYADIFMTREEFEAMFDLSLYERVRRKYGAEGAFPHLYVKVKPEIDVFAIGEENAVQ; via the exons ATGGTGCATTTGAAAGCTAGACTGATTAGTTGGTTGGAGAACAACCGGGAGTTAGTAGTGGCGCTGTTCTGTCTGCCAGCCAGCTTCCTGTTCACGGTAGCGCTGCAGCTGCGAGCGCACTTACGGAGACTCGTCGCTCGCGCCGACCAGCACGAGAGGGCCGTTAAAGAGATCCAGGCTAGG GTCCAGGAATGGAACAAGCTTCCGTCACGAGACCGTCGACTGCTGTGCACGTCGAGACCCAACTGGTTGTCTCTCTCTACTACGTTTTTCGAAAAACATCTCCATCATCGAGTTCCTATACCGCTTTACGACATATTGGAGCTGGATGAACAAGCTATGACTGTCAGAGTCGAGCCAATGGTGACCATCGGCGACATCACAGAATACCTCATACCGAAGGGCTATTCATTGGCCGTCACTATTGAATTGGTTGACGCTACACTTGGAG GTCTTGCATTCGGCACTGGAATGTCCACTCACTCCCACAAAGCGGGCTTGTACCACGAGACTATTACTGCGTATGAAGTGGTTCTCGGTGACGGGTCCCTGGTCACAGCTACAGCTGACAATGAACACTCTGATCTCTTCAAAGCCCTCCCGTGGTCGCATGGTAGTCTTGGCTTCCTTGTGGCGCTCACGTTGAAAATTGTCAAAGTAAAACCATTCATTAAGATCAAGTACACTCCGGTTGAAGGACAGAAGGAATATTGCAACATGCTGCGAGAACTTTCTGGAACGTACGAAAGAGAACCTAAAGAATTCCCCGATTTTCTCGAGGCAACAATCTTTAGTGAGAACGAGGCGGTCGTCATGTCAGGAGACTACTGCGACCGCGACCCGACTGCGCCAGTGAATCACTGCTCGAGGTGGTACAAGCCGTGGTTTTACAAACACGTACAGTCCTTCTTGAAGAAGGGGGAGAGCGTCGAGTTGATACCGTTGAAAGATTATTTACTCCGACACAACAGAGCTATCTTCTGGGTCGTCGAGGACATGCTCTCATTCGGAAACGACGCCTTGTTCCGATACTTGTTCGGTTGGCTGCTGCCCCCCAAGCCCGCCTTTTTAAAATTCACGACGACGCCGGGGGTGCGAGCCTACACATTCACGAAGCAAGTCTTCCAAGACATAGTGTTGCCGATCAGTGAACTGGAACGGCAGATCGAGATGGCCACGCAATTGTTTGACAAATTCCCGCTGCTTGTGTACCCGTGTAAAGTGATCGATCGCGGTCCATCGTCCGGACAACTGAAACGACCCCACTCTAAGTACTTGGTCCCGGGAACAAACTATGCGATGTACAATGATTTGGGAGTTTACGGCGTCCCGGGGAAGGTCAAAGAGAAGAAGCCATACAGCCCGGTGACGGCTATGAGAAAGATGGAAGAGTTCACGAGAGAAGTGGGTGGTTTTTCATTTCTTTACGCCGATATATTCATGACCCGAGAGGAGTTTGAGGCCATGTTTGATTTATCTCTGTACGAGAGAGTTCGAAGGAAGTATGGAGCTGAAGGAGCCTTCCCACATTTATATGTTAAAGTCAAGCCAGAGATTGATGTTTTCGCTATTGGTGAAGAGAACGCTGTCCAGTGA
- the LOC101746101 gene encoding delta(24)-sterol reductase isoform X1, whose translation MDVSNARGRAKLLPTVKYSPQASFEEGHVIALRKHREGSSFHRMMVHLKARLISWLENNRELVVALFCLPASFLFTVALQLRAHLRRLVARADQHERAVKEIQARVQEWNKLPSRDRRLLCTSRPNWLSLSTTFFEKHLHHRVPIPLYDILELDEQAMTVRVEPMVTIGDITEYLIPKGYSLAVTIELVDATLGGLAFGTGMSTHSHKAGLYHETITAYEVVLGDGSLVTATADNEHSDLFKALPWSHGSLGFLVALTLKIVKVKPFIKIKYTPVEGQKEYCNMLRELSGTYEREPKEFPDFLEATIFSENEAVVMSGDYCDRDPTAPVNHCSRWYKPWFYKHVQSFLKKGESVELIPLKDYLLRHNRAIFWVVEDMLSFGNDALFRYLFGWLLPPKPAFLKFTTTPGVRAYTFTKQVFQDIVLPISELERQIEMATQLFDKFPLLVYPCKVIDRGPSSGQLKRPHSKYLVPGTNYAMYNDLGVYGVPGKVKEKKPYSPVTAMRKMEEFTREVGGFSFLYADIFMTREEFEAMFDLSLYERVRRKYGAEGAFPHLYVKVKPEIDVFAIGEENAVQ comes from the exons atggacgtcagcaatgccaggggcagagccaagctgctgcctaccgttaagtactctccacaagcctcgtttgaagaaggacatgtcatagcgctccggAAACACCGCGAGGGTAGCTCATTCCacaggatg ATGGTGCATTTGAAAGCTAGACTGATTAGTTGGTTGGAGAACAACCGGGAGTTAGTAGTGGCGCTGTTCTGTCTGCCAGCCAGCTTCCTGTTCACGGTAGCGCTGCAGCTGCGAGCGCACTTACGGAGACTCGTCGCTCGCGCCGACCAGCACGAGAGGGCCGTTAAAGAGATCCAGGCTAGG GTCCAGGAATGGAACAAGCTTCCGTCACGAGACCGTCGACTGCTGTGCACGTCGAGACCCAACTGGTTGTCTCTCTCTACTACGTTTTTCGAAAAACATCTCCATCATCGAGTTCCTATACCGCTTTACGACATATTGGAGCTGGATGAACAAGCTATGACTGTCAGAGTCGAGCCAATGGTGACCATCGGCGACATCACAGAATACCTCATACCGAAGGGCTATTCATTGGCCGTCACTATTGAATTGGTTGACGCTACACTTGGAG GTCTTGCATTCGGCACTGGAATGTCCACTCACTCCCACAAAGCGGGCTTGTACCACGAGACTATTACTGCGTATGAAGTGGTTCTCGGTGACGGGTCCCTGGTCACAGCTACAGCTGACAATGAACACTCTGATCTCTTCAAAGCCCTCCCGTGGTCGCATGGTAGTCTTGGCTTCCTTGTGGCGCTCACGTTGAAAATTGTCAAAGTAAAACCATTCATTAAGATCAAGTACACTCCGGTTGAAGGACAGAAGGAATATTGCAACATGCTGCGAGAACTTTCTGGAACGTACGAAAGAGAACCTAAAGAATTCCCCGATTTTCTCGAGGCAACAATCTTTAGTGAGAACGAGGCGGTCGTCATGTCAGGAGACTACTGCGACCGCGACCCGACTGCGCCAGTGAATCACTGCTCGAGGTGGTACAAGCCGTGGTTTTACAAACACGTACAGTCCTTCTTGAAGAAGGGGGAGAGCGTCGAGTTGATACCGTTGAAAGATTATTTACTCCGACACAACAGAGCTATCTTCTGGGTCGTCGAGGACATGCTCTCATTCGGAAACGACGCCTTGTTCCGATACTTGTTCGGTTGGCTGCTGCCCCCCAAGCCCGCCTTTTTAAAATTCACGACGACGCCGGGGGTGCGAGCCTACACATTCACGAAGCAAGTCTTCCAAGACATAGTGTTGCCGATCAGTGAACTGGAACGGCAGATCGAGATGGCCACGCAATTGTTTGACAAATTCCCGCTGCTTGTGTACCCGTGTAAAGTGATCGATCGCGGTCCATCGTCCGGACAACTGAAACGACCCCACTCTAAGTACTTGGTCCCGGGAACAAACTATGCGATGTACAATGATTTGGGAGTTTACGGCGTCCCGGGGAAGGTCAAAGAGAAGAAGCCATACAGCCCGGTGACGGCTATGAGAAAGATGGAAGAGTTCACGAGAGAAGTGGGTGGTTTTTCATTTCTTTACGCCGATATATTCATGACCCGAGAGGAGTTTGAGGCCATGTTTGATTTATCTCTGTACGAGAGAGTTCGAAGGAAGTATGGAGCTGAAGGAGCCTTCCCACATTTATATGTTAAAGTCAAGCCAGAGATTGATGTTTTCGCTATTGGTGAAGAGAACGCTGTCCAGTGA